The Arachis hypogaea cultivar Tifrunner chromosome 19, arahy.Tifrunner.gnm2.J5K5, whole genome shotgun sequence genome has a window encoding:
- the LOC112778374 gene encoding uncharacterized protein, whose amino-acid sequence MKGVMRFGKKGKLSPRCIGPFEILERIGIVAYHLALPPDLSMIHPVFHVSMLRKYLHDPAHVLSPQSVELKEDLSFEEKPIAIIDQQIRKLRSKEVASIKVVLKNHLGKEATWEPENVMRDKYPYLFET is encoded by the coding sequence ATGAAAGGTGTGATGAGGTTTGGCAAAAAGGGTAAGCTTAGTCCTCGCTGTATTGGTCCTTTTGAGATCTTGGAACGAATAGGCATAGTGGCGTATCACTTGGCACTACCACCTGATTTGTCTATGATTCATCCAGTATTTCACGTGTCTATGTTACGTAAATATCTTCATGATCCAGCTCATGTACTTAGTCCCCAATCAGTGGAGTTGAAAGAAGATTTATCATTTGAAGAAAAACCTATTGCTATAATTGATCAACAAATAAGGAAGTTACGTTCAAAAGAAGTAGCCTCTATAAAAGTAGTCTTGAAGAACCATTTGGGGAAAGAAGCAACCTGGGAACCTGAGAATGTAATGCGCGACAAATATCCGTATTTGTTCGAAACTTAA